A region of the Cricetulus griseus strain 17A/GY chromosome 7, alternate assembly CriGri-PICRH-1.0, whole genome shotgun sequence genome:
CCAGTCCCCTTtatgactgagccatttctccagacccccAAAACCTGGATTTTTAGAGGGACATATCCAAACCCTCATCCTTGCAACCTGAGTCTTCGATCTTCCAGCAAAGTCAGCTGTAACATTGAATGTCTGCCTTATATTATTAGGTattaaattttttacatttatttgctctctctctctctctctctctctctctctctctctctctgtgtgtgtgtgtgtgtgtgtgtgtgtgtgtgtgtgtttgctaagTAAAGGTCTTGTGGAGATAGGTTCTTCCATTCCACTATGTGAGTTCcaaggatcagactcaggtcttgaggcttgacagcaagcattcttacccacACAGAGCCATGTGGCTGCCCCTTATCCGTCATTTCTAAGGGTTTATAGGGAGAAACCTTTCAGGTTATCTCAGCTGTATTGTCCAACTATTGCAGCTGAAGTCATTTTTAATTCACACATTACATTTGCAGAAACAATGCCCAGCCTCAAGGACTGTGAAATATCTTCAGAATGGAAAGCCAAaaatccttcctccatctcttacAAGCCAGGTGGCTGGAAATCAAACATCCACAGTGATGACAGATGTTCGTCCAAAGACAAAAATTAGAAACAGTTCAACAAAGCGAGAGACAAAGGACCAAAATGTCCTCATGGGTCTGCCTTTGAAGCCTGCACTCCAGCCGAGGGCAGCTCTTCCTACAGGAGATGCCTATGACATCCTTCAGAGGTGCTGTCGGTGTGACATCTTACTTCCCTTGCCCATTCTCAATCAGCACCAGGTACCTTGCTCTCCCCTCAACCCTGCTGCCTCCTCATCTAGCTGGGAATCAGTTGCACAGTGACTGACCCCGCCTGtgttggggggggcggggtgggggatggggtgtgTGCCAGCACAGTGGCTGAACAACTCCTCTCAtgcttcctcctgcttctgtgcCCATGCATGTTTTCTCCAGCACTTGCTCCCTGGTTTGTGTCACCTCCCAGTTACTGGGTCACCTTTGAGGGTAGAACTGgatctcttctctctgtgtctgcagcTATTCCAGGCTATGGAGTGAATAAGCGAAACCCAGGGCTGTCAGTGTGCTCTTTCCAGGTGGAGATAGGCAGCTTAAGCCTGAGAGCAGAAGGGTCTGGCCCCAGGTGTGAAGGCAGCTGGTGGCTTGCCTCCAGCACACCCAGGTTTATAGCTGGTTCCCTCATCCTGAGTTTCCCTTTTAAGactatcttctttttaaagaaagcttaattccttaaattttattattattgggaGGAGGGTTGCACTGGTAAGTAACAACTCTGTGgggttagttctctctttctaaaGAGTTCAGGGTTTCCAGGTTTGTATAGCAAGCAGATTCATCCACTGAGCCAAGACTATTTCTTGTAATAAGAGTTGTCATTAGAAGTAGTCgcccgggcggtggtggcacacacctttaatcccagcactcgggaggcagaggcaggcggatctttgtgagtttgaggtcaacctggtctacaacagctagttccaggactggctccaaagctacacagagaaaccctgccaaaaaaaaaaaaaaaaaaaaaaaagtagtcgtTAACATTGCGCATGTTACAAACATTGTACAATGTTTCAATGCTTGGCTATGGCTGACCTTATAGACAACAGACAGGTTACTTTACCCTCATTCTGCACATGGAAACTGGGGGAATGCAGAACCATTTGAGGGACTTTACAATGTAAGGCTCCAAAATTTATGCTCTTAGTTCTTGGCTAGAGGCCTTAGTTGtttgatacttaaaaaaaaaaaaaaaacaacaaacacacacacacacacacacacacacacacacacacacacacaacacaacacaaaatatggccaggcatggtggtgcatgccttaaatcccagcacatcgaaggcaaaggcagaggcaggcagatttctttgagttccaggccaccatgCTCTGCATAGAGAGTGCTTAgatagtcaggactacatagaaagaaactgcctaaaagaaaggaaacaaaattaaattttgttataATAGACATTATTTGGTATCATATCAACCAAAAGGTAGTTTTCAAACTATCTCCttatcttagtttgctttctatcgCTATGATAAAACGctgtaaccaaaagcaacttggaggggaaagggtttctttcaccTTCCTGCTTGTAGTTCATCACCCagggaagtgggggcaggaactcaaaggcaggagctgatgcagaggccttgaaggagtgctgcttactggcttgttcccccatgacttgctcagcctcctttcttatagcacccatgaccaccagcccagggatggtattACTCAAAATGGACTGGGTCCTCCCCCggcaatcattaatcaagaaatgtcCCCCAGATTTGCTACAGGCCAATGTGATGgtggcatttttctcaattgagtctctcttcctagatgaccctaggttgtgtcaagttaacagaaaactagccagcattCAGTCAGGGTTAGTGGTgaattcctgtaatcctagcacttaggaaagTAGAaacagggcctggggagatgactcgatggttaaagtgcttgctgtgcaagaatgaggatgaggatatgagttcaaatctgcagaacccatgcaaaagccaggcacagtgactcATGCCTGAAACCTCTGGGCTAGGGGAACAGAGAAGGGTGGGTCCCAGGTACtcaatggccagccagtctagctgaaattgTGATTttgaggttcagtgagagaccctgtcccaaaacaaagcagagatataaaaaaaatcaagatagcaatctctgacctttacacatggGAGGAtggactctctgtctctgtctctctctctctctctctctctctctctctctcttctctctctctctctctctctctctctctctctctctctctctctctctctctctctctctctctcacacacacacacacacacatgcaatgacatgcaaacaccacacacaattttttaaaaaggaaggttgAGAAAAGAGGACCCTGAGTCTAAGGACAGCCTAggctccatagtgagttcaaggccaactaagttatatagttatatattttttgaaaataaataagtaaatggggagggagaggggactaggTCTATAGTTCAGTGGTAAATCATTTATCCATCATGCATAAGGCCATTGGTTAATTCCTCagcatcacacatacacacaagctaAGTCTTCTCCCCACCAACCCATGTCCCCATTCACATCCTGAGGAAGCAATTTCAGCAGCCTGCTGGTGTCCTTTCAAAGCCTTATCTTCTCTAACATGAACCACAGGGTTGAATTGTCTGTTGCCCTGTGATATCTCAGTATATTCATTACTCTGccatttaccttttctttttttttactttataagatGAGCAGTCCTTCAAAAGGggattttttctcatttatttatacacgcataagttttataaaaatgaacTAATTTCATCCTTAAGTGGCGTATTTCCCTCCACACTTTTCTCCATCCTTGACAGACTTAGCAAGTAGAAATACAATATGCTCAGtcaaatttgaatttcaaagaaATAGAGACTATTTTTAATCTAAGTATGTCCTGGGAAAAAGTAAGAAATCAGCCATTATGGTTCATTTTCAGTATGAAAATGCATTTCAATATGAAAGTGCatttagaactcactatataattGCAAGCAAGCAGGAGACCCCGTGCCTTCTCTGGCCAAGAGCTGGCACCCATTTTCCTGGGTGCTTTAGTTTATGTCGGGGTTGAAAGGTTAGTCTGCTACATGACTGAGCCCCTGTACTAGGACAGAGCATATTGCAACCCACCACTACCACACTCCTGATTGGGGGGCTATGCTAGAAAATCTTACTGGAGAATCAACCTATGGGAAAAGGTGGACAGAAATTTTTCACACCTGAGAACTATAAAAACCACCGTCAGGCACCAAATGGGAGCACTACCATTTTTACCTTTTCTCTTGAGACTTTGCAAGGTTGTAAAACTGCTTCAGCTACTTCTGTTTGGATACTTTGAGTCTCCTGGACTTATGAATCAATTGTGTCTCACACAGTGGTTGAGTCTCCAAAACTGGAAATTAATGGGTCATTCTGTATTTTACTCAATAGCCCTATGACCTTCCCATACACAAGCATTTGGGAGTGTTGCAATACACATTCTTCTACACCTCAATTCTATGGCTTGGCACTAACCAAGCAAACAATGTGGCTCACTGATTTCAGTGGCTGCACAGGAACCCTTCATGAGCTTCTTCCTGTTTGCCCGTGATGCCTGCCTTCGTTAACCACTACCCCAAGTCTCTTCAGTGCCATCTCATCCCAGTCTCAGTCAGGCATGCTTCAGGACAAGGGACAGCAACACCCAGAGCCGGTTCAGAGGCCAGCAGCATTTGAAGGACTAAGATGTAGCTGTGAAGCAGAGTGCTGGTCTAGCACTTGCAAAGCCCTGGCTTTGATAGCCCCTATTGGTGGGGAGGaccaacaacagaaaagccagtAAATACTTAGCCACTTGCCTCCCAGGTGAAGCTTTTTaacatctgttttcatttctttaggaGAAGTGCCTGAGGTTAGCTCAACGAGAGACAAACAAGTGAGGAGAGCCAGCTAGCTCTGGAGGAAAAAGGCCCTACGATTCACAAGAGCTCCAGACCACACTGGCTTCCTGCTTCCTTTGGTGGTGGTCacaactttgttttctttaccaATCTCCGTAATTGAATTTTTCCTTCAATGTTTTACAGTTTCATATGTGTTTACAATGTACTGTAATCATACTTATCCCCACTGCCTTTCCTCATCCTGATCCCACTCCTGTAAACCCCCTTCGTCCTTCATGTCTTCAGTCTATGTGCACGTGCTAGCacgtgttcacacacacacacacacacacacacacacacacacacacacacaggtctcatGCAGGCAACCACAACTGACATGTGCCCATGGCCATGCTAGATCCAGGAGAGCATTTCATAGCATTCTGCCCGGCCTCTAATCCCTATCACAGTCTTTCTGCCCATCTTCAAcaatgttccctgggccttgAAGGGATGATGATGTCTCATTCTAGCTCAGGGCAGGTCACTCATTGTCACTATCAGCACTTTGGTGGTCTTTGTTTGAGAAGAGAGATAAGCTTAAATCACTGGTCTTCAGAAAATGACCTTTAGACCTTTTCCTTCTTGAGAGCCAGACCCTGTTGGCCCAGGAGCCACAGATGACCCAGAGAAAAGGCTTCCTGTTCTTCCACTCAACTCCTGACTAAACACTTAGGCTCAACTGCCCCAGTTGCCCAGGGGACCCCAGCTTTGTCCTGagtctcctgtcctctctctctctcttggcctTCCTCATTGGTTTTCAGAGTAAGACAGGTTAGGAGTGAGGGGAGGAGATACagtaggagaaaggagggagggaggggggaaggaaaatgagaaaagaagggggagggaaaaggaagggccTAGCAGGATGAATTAAAGTTCCAAAAAAGCAGCTACTACAAACTGAGCATTCTACAAAGGCTGACTTAACTAGAACTTCAGGGACTGGGAGAGATTAGCTCGTTGCAGGTCCAGCACCAAGTATCTTGAGCTATCTTAGCTCCTTAAATAGTCACTTGTCATCCACATCTGTGTGTGTCCTAACATGCTGTGACTCTTGGGGAAAGGTTTTGGGACATGTAAGCAGATTCCTACTGCTAAGGAAGTCATCACACAGCATCTGGGACCCATAGCAAGGTCTCCCTGCTTTGCTATAACCAGCTTACCTGATGTATCACCAATATTTATAAAGCgactttctttattctgtcacTATAAAAACATCACAAAAATTATTACCACGTTGGAACATGGTTATTTGGGGCAAACTGGATCTGTATTTCTGGGCCATGATCATTCATATTTGGCTCCACAATAAACtatttcttcatctcctttgaagTGAGAGCTGTGTCTTTCACATTGGAGATGGAGAGAGTGACAAGGTGAAGTCCTTGGTgcgggggaggagggtgggggaggcCTCTAGCAATAAAGTAAGGGATAGGTGCAACCGCTGTCTGGGAACAGACAGCATACTCAACTTTCAGCCCTGCACTTCAGCAAAAAGGTTATTCAGCAAGCAAGGTGGGTGGGTTAGGTGAGCATCACCTCTGGAAGCTGGGAAGGGGAACCGAGCTCAGGCTTTATTAGATTCAAGCCAGATCTGCTTGCAGACCCAAATTGAAACCCACCCTTTGGGGGTGAGGTGTTACACCCATCTGAGGATAGGAACGTGGAGGCCCAGAGTTTCCAGAGGTCAAAACTGGAGGGAACGGATGTGAGCACGGAGTTGGGATCAGACCTCTTAGCAGTGCACTGCGAGCAGAGCAGCACCTGGCGAGCCTCACAAGGTGCGCCTCCCTCCAGCCTCCTGCCTCGGCCTGGCGCTTTCCTGGTGGATCTATGCACCGCCCTCCCGGCCGTTTTCCCTCTCCAGCAGTGAATCTGGAAACCCTGGGTTTGAGACCAAGCAACCAGTGAGCTCTAGCAGAGCTAGAGTGGGTGGCGGCGCGTCACAAAGGCGACGGTGGCCTTGGCCGCTGCGAGCACAGGGCGCCGCCCCG
Encoded here:
- the Xaf1 gene encoding XIAP-associated factor 1 isoform X2 produces the protein MKEHAETVHQQTKEIQQHPARCKFCDLAVHFGKLDAHEPHCGLRTERCPHCNQPITLRMLAQHKIVCLRAKAKHEEGKRNVSPERKTRCDYCKQMIPENKYVSHMKQCPASRTVKYLQNGKPKILPPSLTSQVAGNQTSTVMTDVRPKTKIRNSSTKRETKDQNVLMGLPLKPALQPRAALPTGDAYDILQRCCRCDILLPLPILNQHQEKCLRLAQRETNK
- the Xaf1 gene encoding XIAP-associated factor 1 isoform X3, producing MEADSQVCSNCKRDVASVHFTLHEAHCLRFLVLCPECEEPIPKSKMKEHAETVHQQKQCPASRTVKYLQNGKPKILPPSLTSQVAGNQTSTVMTDVRPKTKIRNSSTKRETKDQNVLMGLPLKPALQPRAALPTGDAYDILQRCCRCDILLPLPILNQHQEKCLRLAQRETNK